The genomic region GAACCAGTCCCGGCAGTCCCGATCGGCCCCGGTCCAGGCGAATCGCCGGTAGCCACCGGAGTCGGGATGCCGCCCGATGGGCTGCAACTGCCGCCACATGTCGAGAAAGGAGGAACCCTTCAGCCCGTCGTGGGGGTCCCCCCGCTTGAGCGAAGCCGAGAGTGGGGGAGATTGAGGACGAGGCCGTTCGGGCCGATCGGGGGTCTGGGGGCGGAGCCCCCAGCGCGGCCCAGGAGCAGAGCCGCTCACTCGCCCTCCCGCATGGGAACCCGCACGCCCCGCTCGTCCGCGACCGACTCCGCGATGTCGTACCCCGCGTCCACATGCCGGATGACACCCATCCCGGGGTCATTGGTGAGCACCCGCCGGATCTTCTCCCCGGCCAGCTTCGTCCCATCGGCCACCGACACCTGCCCGGCGTGGATGGACCGCCCCATGCCCACACCGCCACCGTGGTGGAGGGATACCCAGGACGCCCCGGACGCCACGTTCACCATGGCGTTCAGCAGCGGCCAGTCGGCGATCGCGTCGGAGCCGTCGAGCATGGCCTCGGTCTCCCGGTAGGGAGAGGCGACGGACCCGCAGTCGAGGTGGTCGCGCCCGATGACGAGGGGCGCCTGCAGTTCGCCACTGGCCACCATGTCGTTGAACCGCTCGCCCGCCTTGTCCCGCTCGCCGTAGCCGAGCCAGCAGATCCGGGCAGGCAGCCCCTGGAAATGCACCCGCTCACCGGCCATCTTGATCCACCGGTGCAGGGACGCGTTTTGAATGGACTCAGCCTCCGGGAAGAGGTCGAGGATCGCCTTGTCCGTCTTGTGGATGTCGGAGGCCTCACCGGACAGGGCGGCCCAGCGGAAGGGGCCCTTGCCCTCGCAGAACAGCGGCCGGATGTAGGCGGGGACGAAGCCGGGGAAGGCGAACGCCCGCTCGTACCCGGCGAGTTGGGCCTCGCCCCGGATGGAGTTGCCGTAGTCGAACACCTCGGCGCCGGCGTCCATGAAGCCCACCATGGCTTCCACGTGCCGGGCCATGGACTCCCGGGCACGGGTCGTGAACCCCGCCGGGTCCTTCGCGGCGTACGCGGCCATGTCGTCGAAGTCGACGCCCAGGGGAAGGTAGGCCAGCGGGTCGTGGGCCGAGGTCTGGTCGGTCACGATGTCGATGGGAGCGCCCTCGGCGAGCATGCGCGGCAGCAGTTCGGCGGCGTTGCCCAGAAGCCCGATGGAGAGCGGGCGGCGGGCGTCCCGGGCCTCGACGGCGAGCTGGAGGGCGTGCTCCAGGGAGTCGGCCTTCACGTCGAGGTACCGGTGTTCGATGCGGCGCTCGATGGCGCGCGGGTCGACGTCGATACAGATCGCGACGCCGTCGTTCATGGTGACGGCGAGCGGCTGGGCGCCGCCCATGCCGCCGAGGCCGGCGGTGAGGGTGATCGTGCCCGCGAGGGTGCCGCCGAACTTCTTCGCGGCGACGGCGGAGAACGTCTCGTAGGTGCCCTGGAGGATGCCCTGGGTGCCGATGTAGATCCAGGACCCGGCCGTCATCTGCCCGTACATGGTGAGGCCGAGGGCCTCCAGGCGGCGGAACTCCTCCCAGTTCGCCCAGTCGCCCACCAGGTTGGAGTTGGCGATGAGGACGCGCGGCGCCCACTCGTGGGTCTGCATGACACCGACGGGCCGGCCGGACTGGACGAGCATCGTCTCGTCCTGCTTGAGCGTCCGCAGCGTACGGACCATGGCGTCGAAGGAGCGCCAGTCGCGGGCCGCCTTGCCCGTGCCGCCGTAGACGACGAGCTTGTCGGGGTGCTCGGCGACCTCGGGGTCGAGGTTGTTCTGCAGCATCCGCAGCGCGGCTTCCTGCTGCCATCCCAGGGCGCTCAGTTCCGTACCGCGTGGTGCTCGGACGGGGCGGGGTCCTGACATGGTCTGCCTCCTGGCGGCTGGTGAGTGCTCCGGGCGCTGTCGGTCATGCAGTCGATATTCACATCCTGATCGCCTGAATAGAACTAGTCAATACCTTGGTGGGCCAGCACAGGCGCGGCGCGGATGTTTGGCTGGATGTATGGCTGCATACACAGGCGCAGGGGACGCGGACATGACGGGCGACGAGCCGGACGGACCTCCGAAAGGACCGGACGGACCTCCGAAAGGACCGGACAGAGTTCCGGACGAGCCGGACACGCTGGCTCTGGGCAGGCAGCCGGGAGGCATTCCGGGCAGGGAGCCGGGAGGAACCCCGGGCAGGCAGCCGGGAGGCACTCCTGACGGGGAGCCGGGCCCGGCGGTGGACGGGTACGGGGGCGTGCGGCGGGACGAGGCCGTCCGTGCGGCCGTTGACCAAGGGCTGGTCGGTCCCGCCACCCCCATCATCGGGCTCCTCGACGTCATCGGCATCCAGGCATCGGCGGCTGCCCTGCGGTCGGCCTTCGACGCGGTGACGGCACCGGGTACGCCCGTGCTGCACGCGTTCGCGGTGAAGGCGACCCCACTCGTACCGGTACTGCGGCTGCTGCGCCGGGAGGGCATCGGCGCGGAGGTCGCCAGCCCGGGCGAGCTGGCCCTCGCCCGCGCGGCCGGGGTGCCGCCGGCCCACACGGTCCTCGACTCGCCCGCCAAGACCCCGGCGGAGCTGCGCGAGGCACTCGCCCTGGGCATCGCGGTCAACGCGGACAACCCGCAGGAG from Streptomyces sp. NBC_00878 harbors:
- the hutU gene encoding urocanate hydratase, coding for MSGPRPVRAPRGTELSALGWQQEAALRMLQNNLDPEVAEHPDKLVVYGGTGKAARDWRSFDAMVRTLRTLKQDETMLVQSGRPVGVMQTHEWAPRVLIANSNLVGDWANWEEFRRLEALGLTMYGQMTAGSWIYIGTQGILQGTYETFSAVAAKKFGGTLAGTITLTAGLGGMGGAQPLAVTMNDGVAICIDVDPRAIERRIEHRYLDVKADSLEHALQLAVEARDARRPLSIGLLGNAAELLPRMLAEGAPIDIVTDQTSAHDPLAYLPLGVDFDDMAAYAAKDPAGFTTRARESMARHVEAMVGFMDAGAEVFDYGNSIRGEAQLAGYERAFAFPGFVPAYIRPLFCEGKGPFRWAALSGEASDIHKTDKAILDLFPEAESIQNASLHRWIKMAGERVHFQGLPARICWLGYGERDKAGERFNDMVASGELQAPLVIGRDHLDCGSVASPYRETEAMLDGSDAIADWPLLNAMVNVASGASWVSLHHGGGVGMGRSIHAGQVSVADGTKLAGEKIRRVLTNDPGMGVIRHVDAGYDIAESVADERGVRVPMREGE